Part of the Methylocystis bryophila genome is shown below.
TCGGCGAAATGACACAGCTCCTCTCCGCCGCCTTCGACTACACGGTGGCCGAGGCGACCCGGCTGAAGTCCGCCTCCGGCAAGGCCCGTGGAGCAGTGATCCTTCTCGTCGATGAGGCTGACGCCCTAGCCCAATCACGCGAGGCGGCTCAGATGCACCACGAGGACAGAGCCGGCGTGAACGCATTCATCCGTGGCGTCGACCGCGTTGCCAACGCCAAGCTTCCCGCTGCCGTGCTCATGTGCACGAACCGTCTGAGCGCACTCGACCCGGCGGTCCGGAGGCGTGCGGCCGATGTGCTGAGCTTCGCTCGCCCTAACGAGGAACAGCGCCGATTCGTGTTGTCGAGCCGCTTGGAGTCCATTGGCCTCGGTCGTCATCATATCGACGCCTTGGTCACAGCCACCGGGCCACAGCGGGGCGCTAGGGGCTACGGATTCACCTTCTCGGATTTGACCCAACGACTGCTACCGGCGATCGTCCTGGACGCTTATCCGTCGAGGCCGGTGGATGGCGCGCGAGCCGTCGAACTCGCGCGCAACATCACCCCGACGCCTCCATTCCGGGACGGCGACGCGACGACATGAGAATGCGGTCATGACTCAGGCAGTGACCGTCCGGCGCGACGGCGATACCTTTCAAGCACGCCTCTTCTGGTGGCACGCTGCTCGCCTGCTCGATCCGGAAAGCCCTATCATACGAATCGGCTTCGAGACCGGGCCAAAGGGTTTTGATGATATCTGGGTCGAGTACGACCCGGCACGCGGCGCGCTCGACCAATATGGCGACCCGCTGCGGCGCGAGCATATGCAATGCAAATGGCATGTGACGCCAGACAGCTATGGGTACGCGCATCTCGTCGATCCGGAATTTATCAACGCCAATGCGCGCTCTCTCCTGCAGCGGGCACGTGAAGCCCAGCTCACCTATGCCCCTGAGGGGGGCGGTGTTCGGTTCAAACTGGTGACTAATTGGCGGTTAGATCGCAAGGATCCGTTGCGCGAGATGGTCGGCAGCCGCTCCGGCGCCATACGGCTCGAGCGGCTCTACGGCTCGACGACGGACAACAGCAAGGCTGGAGCGGTGCGAAAGGCCTGGCGGGAGCACCTTGGCATCGACGAAACGGAGCTTCGGCGCCTCGCTCGGACGCTCGCCTTCGGTGAAGCGGCTGATACTCTCGATGGGCTGCGTGATCACCTCGACATCCTATTCGGCTTGGTAGGGCTGCGTCGGATACCGGCGAACCAGAGTGCCTTTTCGTATGATGATCTCGTCTTTCAATGGATGGCGCAAGGCCGGCTCGAGTTCGATCGCTCTGGCTTTAGATCAATTTGCACGCGTGAGGGTTTGCTCGGGTCGGCCGAAGGCGGGCCGCGAGTCTTTGGCGTGAAGTCCTTCGAGCACGCATTCGACCGGCTAGAGGAGCGCTGCCATGCGGTCCTCGACCTAATTCCAGCATTCGATGAG
Proteins encoded:
- a CDS encoding AAA family ATPase, whose amino-acid sequence is MNNKPTLDELFERRITYPDVEPQSRLSRLVGLDDQKSRLAKILGLLVNPGGLTDWAQRHHPGAQALLETMLQRPPLVVLAGDVGSGKTELAETIGDAVARQEKIDITLLPLSLSTRGQGRVGEMTQLLSAAFDYTVAEATRLKSASGKARGAVILLVDEADALAQSREAAQMHHEDRAGVNAFIRGVDRVANAKLPAAVLMCTNRLSALDPAVRRRAADVLSFARPNEEQRRFVLSSRLESIGLGRHHIDALVTATGPQRGARGYGFTFSDLTQRLLPAIVLDAYPSRPVDGARAVELARNITPTPPFRDGDATT
- a CDS encoding SAVED domain-containing protein encodes the protein MTQAVTVRRDGDTFQARLFWWHAARLLDPESPIIRIGFETGPKGFDDIWVEYDPARGALDQYGDPLRREHMQCKWHVTPDSYGYAHLVDPEFINANARSLLQRAREAQLTYAPEGGGVRFKLVTNWRLDRKDPLREMVGSRSGAIRLERLYGSTTDNSKAGAVRKAWREHLGIDETELRRLARTLAFGEAADTLDGLRDHLDILFGLVGLRRIPANQSAFSYDDLVFQWMAQGRLEFDRSGFRSICTREGLLGSAEGGPRVFGVKSFEHAFDRLEERCHAVLDLIPAFDERYIRSEEDWEAKLYPALRTFLQKAAKDHPRLRLALDAHVTLAFAAGSILNIKSGRQVELEQRSTGRRIWAPDDMISNPSWPTLIAETIKLRPDQPDLAVALGLTHDVSADVRRYCDAKLPNVGRLLILNPSTGSAAQSVACGRHAFDLADAATSAVRAARADGAGLMHLFIAAPNAFTFFLGQRQTVLGPVRLYEFDFDGGRDRSYTPALTLPLPTPSCQ